The following are encoded together in the Planococcus antarcticus DSM 14505 genome:
- a CDS encoding ABC transporter permease, producing the protein MWKQPIFIIGFSILAIFLFGSFAYEWIFGNVPRQLFFIKENGHVVEGLPISPKWAFPFGTDQFGYDMLGKIIIGAKFTIIAALAIAALRMLIAIPLGFILSTYLRRHQTWISGLIDSLHYIPLTLFAYFVLIPVLWMPEDGFSTGMWERIAIQIVIMAFLTMPIVSVLIANESALLYDKEYVLASRTLGAGRFRIIWRHLFPQMREKLAVLYGQQVIETFVILAHLGLLNLFLGGTKVSYDPLFGDPPMSIAYEWAGLFGSTFRYLLGAPWLPLTSVLFISISILSVSFMIEGYVRSKNPKVKKSSNAKEKSRVVAWDKEQLREKMVLLKASDNTLKK; encoded by the coding sequence ATGTGGAAACAGCCTATTTTTATCATTGGCTTTAGCATTTTGGCGATCTTCCTTTTCGGAAGTTTTGCCTATGAATGGATTTTCGGGAATGTGCCAAGGCAACTATTTTTCATTAAGGAAAATGGTCACGTGGTCGAAGGGTTACCGATTTCACCAAAATGGGCTTTTCCGTTCGGAACCGATCAATTCGGTTATGACATGCTCGGAAAAATTATTATCGGAGCTAAATTTACTATCATTGCAGCGTTAGCCATTGCAGCCCTTCGCATGTTAATTGCAATTCCATTAGGATTCATTTTAAGCACCTATTTGCGGCGTCACCAAACCTGGATTAGCGGCTTGATTGATTCGCTGCATTATATTCCATTGACATTATTTGCTTATTTTGTACTCATACCGGTTTTATGGATGCCAGAAGATGGGTTCTCGACAGGCATGTGGGAGCGCATCGCCATTCAAATTGTCATTATGGCATTTTTGACGATGCCCATTGTTTCCGTTTTGATTGCTAATGAATCTGCGCTGCTTTATGACAAAGAATATGTGTTAGCCTCCAGAACGTTAGGAGCTGGACGGTTTCGGATTATCTGGCGCCATTTGTTTCCGCAGATGCGAGAAAAGCTTGCGGTTTTGTACGGTCAACAAGTGATTGAGACGTTTGTTATACTGGCGCATTTGGGCTTACTGAATTTATTTCTCGGAGGTACCAAAGTTAGCTACGACCCATTGTTCGGTGATCCTCCAATGTCTATTGCATACGAATGGGCGGGGCTATTCGGTTCTACTTTCCGTTATTTGCTTGGAGCTCCGTGGCTCCCGCTAACATCGGTCCTGTTTATTTCGATTTCAATACTGTCAGTATCGTTCATGATAGAAGGCTATGTGCGTTCAAAAAATCCAAAAGTGAAAAAGAGTTCTAATGCTAAGGAGAAAAGCAGGGTAGTTGCGTGGGATAAAGAGCAATTGCGTGAAAAAATGGTGCTGTTAAAAGCGAGTGACAACACGCTAAAAAAATAA
- a CDS encoding ABC transporter permease subunit, with protein MPILCLMILPMIQLYRLCMLTFQEEERQMYVELARSLGFSKVYIILVHLFRNAIVSVFFQSKKTMWFMLSNLFVLELMFNLPGIMLFLRDNLSPTIFLLTVLSFFLPMFIFYSLGEWLFLRRLRGKEVL; from the coding sequence TTGCCTATACTTTGCTTGATGATCCTCCCGATGATCCAGCTATATCGTTTATGTATGCTAACTTTCCAGGAAGAAGAGCGGCAAATGTATGTAGAACTTGCACGTTCACTTGGGTTTTCAAAAGTCTACATTATCTTGGTTCATCTGTTTCGCAATGCCATCGTCAGTGTGTTTTTTCAGTCCAAAAAGACGATGTGGTTCATGCTGTCCAATCTTTTTGTGCTGGAATTGATGTTTAACTTGCCAGGAATTATGCTATTTCTTCGAGACAACCTGTCACCAACAATCTTTTTGTTGACAGTCCTGAGCTTTTTTCTGCCGATGTTCATTTTCTACAGCTTGGGCGAGTGGCTATTTCTTCGCCGTTTACGCGGAAAGGAAGTGCTGTAA
- a CDS encoding YojF family protein, with protein MELVEVKKLQVELDAFARKDVYLHLETTNGSYASHFNESFFNAGAFIRNVVINYELGKVVGDSPHRVGLKLPHGWVYAQGITHYELDDQGRLLLAGHDGAGKLAVALQISETPFSY; from the coding sequence ATGGAACTAGTAGAAGTAAAAAAATTGCAGGTTGAACTGGATGCATTCGCACGCAAGGATGTTTACCTTCATTTGGAAACAACGAATGGCTCATATGCATCACATTTTAACGAAAGCTTTTTCAACGCCGGTGCATTTATCCGAAACGTTGTCATCAATTACGAACTCGGAAAAGTGGTGGGTGATAGCCCACACCGTGTCGGACTGAAATTACCACATGGCTGGGTCTACGCACAAGGCATCACGCATTACGAATTGGACGATCAGGGCCGACTGCTACTTGCAGGACACGATGGCGCTGGAAAACTGGCGGTGGCGCTGCAAATTAGCGAAACACCGTTTAGTTATTAA
- the bshB2 gene encoding bacillithiol biosynthesis deacetylase BshB2 has product MTIPQERHVLVVFPHPDDEAFGVSGTITTHIQQGTPVTYACLTLGEMGRNLGNPPFATRESLPEVRKKELQASADAMGLTDLRMMGLRDKTIEFEDDEKMVSMMTDLIEELNPSKIITFYPDFAVHPDHEATARAVVRAVRRMKDRPTLHGVAFANNTVEVLGQPDVIFDIREVRDQKMNSMKAHISQTAWMLEEMEHKLQQGDTATENWLTKERFYNYRWHEDFEKTF; this is encoded by the coding sequence ATGACAATTCCACAAGAACGTCATGTGCTGGTCGTCTTCCCTCACCCGGACGATGAAGCGTTCGGTGTTTCTGGAACGATCACGACACATATTCAACAAGGCACCCCTGTTACATACGCGTGTCTGACACTTGGCGAAATGGGTCGTAACTTAGGCAATCCGCCATTTGCGACAAGAGAATCATTGCCGGAAGTCCGCAAAAAGGAACTCCAGGCCTCTGCAGACGCAATGGGATTGACTGACCTTCGTATGATGGGCTTACGCGACAAGACCATTGAATTTGAAGACGACGAGAAAATGGTTAGCATGATGACTGATTTAATCGAAGAGTTGAACCCTTCGAAGATCATCACGTTCTATCCTGACTTTGCTGTTCATCCAGATCACGAGGCGACTGCTCGCGCGGTTGTTCGTGCTGTCCGCCGGATGAAAGACCGTCCGACATTGCATGGTGTTGCTTTTGCGAACAATACGGTAGAGGTGCTTGGTCAACCTGATGTCATTTTCGACATCCGTGAAGTTCGTGACCAAAAAATGAATTCGATGAAAGCTCATATCTCTCAAACTGCCTGGATGCTTGAGGAAATGGAACATAAGCTTCAACAAGGTGATACAGCTACAGAAAATTGGCTGACGAAAGAACGCTTCTACAATTATCGCTGGCATGAGGATTTCGAAAAAACCTTCTAA
- a CDS encoding YjiH family protein, which produces MKKFSASTWLLFLIPSLLGILLFLVPIPTVDEDGQTVWMVTIAVLANLMAGAIESIVPWIMMGILIVAALGSLIFITKKVNETDYVSFIDKLFNVNLFWTIVRILGAVFAVMVLFQVGPEPIWNENTGGLLLAGDGLLSFLFTIFLFAGLFLPLLMNFGLLEFFGTIMVKIMRPLFRLPGRSSIDALASWVGDGTIGVLLTSKQYEANRYTQREAAIIGTTFSVVSITFAIVVIQEIGLANYFLPYYATVILAGIILALIMPRIYPLTNKPTTFIDGSPQESQSEDVPKGYNVASHGIENALTKAKDNRSIAKFFEDGFKNVLDMWIGVAPVVMAFGTVALILAEYTPVFSILGTPFVPYLNLLGVPEAAEAAQLMVVGFADMFLPAILGADIESEMTRFVVATMSVTQLIYMSEVGGLLLGSKIPVNILDLIIIFLLRTIIALPIVVGVAHLLF; this is translated from the coding sequence GTGAAAAAGTTTTCTGCTTCAACCTGGCTATTATTCTTGATTCCTTCTTTACTGGGAATCCTGCTGTTTCTGGTGCCAATTCCAACAGTAGATGAAGATGGGCAAACAGTTTGGATGGTAACTATAGCAGTACTTGCTAACCTGATGGCTGGAGCTATCGAATCCATCGTACCGTGGATCATGATGGGCATTTTAATTGTAGCCGCTCTGGGTTCATTAATCTTTATTACGAAGAAAGTCAACGAAACCGACTATGTTTCATTTATCGACAAGCTCTTTAATGTCAATCTGTTCTGGACCATCGTCCGGATTCTTGGCGCAGTTTTCGCTGTCATGGTCTTGTTCCAAGTTGGTCCCGAACCTATCTGGAATGAAAACACTGGTGGACTTCTTCTAGCTGGAGACGGTTTACTGTCTTTCCTTTTCACGATCTTCCTTTTTGCAGGACTATTCCTGCCGCTCTTGATGAATTTTGGCTTATTGGAATTTTTCGGTACGATAATGGTGAAAATCATGCGGCCACTTTTCCGTCTGCCTGGACGTTCATCTATTGATGCTTTGGCGTCGTGGGTTGGAGACGGTACCATTGGTGTCTTATTGACAAGCAAACAATACGAAGCAAACAGATACACGCAGCGTGAAGCAGCAATAATTGGAACTACCTTCTCAGTGGTTTCAATCACGTTTGCGATCGTCGTCATTCAGGAAATCGGTCTAGCCAACTACTTCCTTCCTTACTATGCTACTGTAATTTTGGCTGGAATCATCTTGGCATTGATCATGCCACGTATTTATCCGCTGACAAATAAACCAACTACATTCATAGATGGTTCGCCGCAGGAATCTCAATCAGAGGATGTTCCGAAAGGCTATAATGTCGCTTCTCATGGCATTGAAAATGCCTTAACAAAAGCAAAAGACAATCGTTCAATCGCCAAGTTCTTCGAAGACGGTTTCAAGAATGTTTTGGATATGTGGATTGGTGTTGCACCGGTTGTCATGGCATTTGGTACTGTAGCATTGATCTTAGCTGAATATACGCCTGTTTTCTCTATTTTAGGTACTCCCTTTGTCCCTTATTTGAATTTACTGGGTGTTCCAGAAGCAGCTGAAGCTGCACAATTAATGGTCGTTGGTTTCGCCGATATGTTCTTACCGGCTATCCTTGGTGCAGACATCGAGTCTGAAATGACGCGCTTTGTCGTAGCTACAATGTCCGTGACGCAATTGATTTATATGTCTGAAGTCGGTGGATTACTGCTTGGGTCCAAAATTCCCGTCAACATTCTGGATTTGATCATCATTTTCCTTCTTCGCACAATTATCGCTTTGCCGATTGTTGTAGGCGTTGCACACTTATTATTCTAA